Within the Candidatus Komeilibacteria bacterium CG_4_10_14_0_2_um_filter_37_10 genome, the region GAAAAATTGCAGAAACATTTACTCGCCTACAATGTTTATTTAGTGAAGCTGGGAAATAATTTGGGTACGACAGTAAATATGTACAATACTGTTTATAAAGAGTTTGGTAAGATTGATAAAGATGTGGTCAAAATCACTGGTCAAGAAAATAAGTTAGAAATTAAAGAATTACCCAAGCCGGATAATGTGTAGCAAGTAGTAAAATCTCATCTAATAAGAAGACCCTAGACAGTGATTGACATATTTTGCGGTGGTGATAAAATACAAGCCTACCTAAAATAAACTAGTCTCTTCTTGGGTAGTGAAGAAAAGAAATGCTGATTCGGTCGTCTTTTGTGGCGATATACAAATCCGAAGAGCCAAAACCGCCATGGATTATAGTAATAGCACGTTTCCATCTCCGGTGTTAAGGGAAAGAACAATCTTGGAGCTATTTTGTCAAGCAGGATGAATCTAATTATCTGGTAACAGATAATGATCCTGGTTTCTTATCCAGAAGTACTCTGTTCCAACATTAGTCATAGTGTTGCCATAATTATTATACCTCGAACATATAATTATCGCCTGGGTAACAGAGAAGGCTAAACATGATCCTAAGAAGAGATGTTTATAAGTACCAATCGTGAAACGAATGGTACTTTTTTTATTGACAAATTTACTGATTATGCTAAGGTGCTGATAGTAGATCATTATTAATTTAACACAAAAGTCAAAAGGAGATAAAATGGATATTACCAAGAAAATAGTTTTTGTTACCGTTTATGGATTACCGCTGAACAACAAACGATCCGGTCCTGAGGTCTATGGCCCCATAGTACAATCACCAAATCGTGATTTGCGAACAGCAGTCAATACTATCATTTCCGATGTTTTGTTTGGTAGCCGTGGTGTTAATCAGCAGGATAATCTTTTTATTCAGATGCCGGATGGACTATATTATTCACATACAGCAAACATCGATCACCACATGGTATTAGTGATAGTTGATGGTTTAAGAGAGACACCGCTAGTTAAGAAAGAGTTTTTTGAAAAATTAGCTGTCGATATTAAATCGCATTTAGCTTTTCTCACCTTGTTAAAGGACGTAGAAATAGCTATTTGGATTAGATTGAGTGAAAGCCATACGCAGATTTGTGTTTAAGATTTACCAACCACTAGTTAACGACTGGTGGTTTTTTTTATTAACCCCAGGGGTTGGTAATTACTTGACAGCTAAATCAGTCGGTGCTAAGTTATGAAATCAATCTTAAAATAGTGAAAAATATGAACAATCCATTAATTTGGCAATATTTATCACTGATTAGCGCCAGCATTACTTGTTTTTTGCTGGTTTTTGTTTTGTATCGTAATTGGCGCAAACCATTACATCAAATCTTTGCTCTGAATTGTTTGGTGTTTATTGTTTGGTATATTGCTTCTTATTTTATGTTGAGTGCTACTGATCCCGCAAAAATAATTTTTTGGGACCGTATTGTTTATGCTGTTGTCGTTTTTGCGCCAACACTGATGTATCATTTTGCTTTAGTTTTTAGTCGTCAAGATCAAGAGGCAGATAAAAAAGCATGGTTAAACTTCGGTTATTTATTAGCCATTATTTTTTTAAGTCTTAGTCGAACTAATTATTTCATTCATGATGTTTTTAATTATAGTTGGGGCGTTCATACACAAGCCAGTATTTTTCATCACGTATTTTTATTTTATTATTTCATCTACGTGGTTCTCTTTTTAATTGAATTATTCCATTATTATCGAAGACAAAAACCGTCTATTACCAAAACCCAAGCCGGTTATGTGTTATTAGCATTTTTGTTGATTGTTATCTTGGGTTCCACTGCTTATCTACCAGCTTACCGGATTGCGTTTTACCCAGTTGCCTATCTAAGCGGTTTGATATTTGCCGGTCTAGTCGGTTGGGCGATAATTCGTTATCGTTTTATGGAAATAAAATTTATTATTAAACAAGGATTAATATTATTTTTAACCGTACTAACATTGTTATTAATATTTAACTACGTAATCCAGAGTAAGTGGCTAAATTTTTTCTGGGTCAATTCACCGGAATCAATTAAGTTATTAGTTATTGTTTTTTTAGCCGTCAGTTTTGATCAATTAAGTAAATTTTATCACTGGTTACTGGATTATATATTTTTTACTCCCCCCCATCAGCACTCCGAGAATAGCTGGTCGTTTTTATCAGCACTCTCAGACGTGACTAATGTTCAAGATATTAGCGAAAAATTACACCGCGAACTATTTTATTTAGCTAATATCAAAAAGATAGAAGTACTACTCTATGATCAGAACAGTGATGCCTTTGCCGTAGTTTATCCTGAATTAGATCAGAATGAAAAGCACCGACAACTTATGAATCGTGTTGTTTATTATTTGCAAACCAATCCCCAACTGGTATTACAGGCGGAATTAGATTTTTTAAGTCGCGATACTGATTTGCAATTAGCCAAAGAAGTCGCCCTGATTTTAAATAAAAGTAATTTTAGCGGTGTTTTTCCCTTGTTGGTAGAGGGGCGTTTAATCGGTATCGTTGGCTTTACATTTGATCGCGTACAACTGAGCGTCACCGAAGCTAAATTAATACAAATTTTGGCTCAACAAGTAGCGCGAGTTTACCAGCAATCAATGCTTTATAACTATTCTTTACATCGGTTATCA harbors:
- a CDS encoding DNA recombination protein RmuC, with protein sequence EKLQKHLLAYNVYLVKLGNNLGTTVNMYNTVYKEFGKIDKDVVKITGQENKLEIKELPKPDNV